The following proteins are co-located in the Pseudomonas sp. ATCC 13867 genome:
- a CDS encoding ABC transporter substrate-binding protein: MKNPILGALLMGVASGAVAADLTVISFGGTSKDVQTEAFYKPFEKAEGMKVIAGEYNGEMGKIKAMVDTGSVNWDVVQVEGPELLRGCEDGLFEQLDPATLGKVEDYVPGTVSDCGAGLLVWSMAMAYDAKRLPNGPTGWADFWDTRKFPGKRSLRKGAKYTLEIALLADGVKKDDLYKVLATKEGVDRAFRKLDQIKPSIQWWESGAQPMQFLASGDVVMSTAYNGRAFAAQEEGAPMKVVWSGSLYAIDSWAIPRGSPNKKAAEDFIAFSLKPEQQKIHTVKLGYGSVNLGTTQLLDPKLVERLNTAPANLEQAVPVNFAFWVDHGEDLEQRFNAWAAKG; the protein is encoded by the coding sequence ATGAAGAACCCGATTCTGGGAGCCCTGCTCATGGGCGTGGCATCCGGCGCCGTGGCCGCCGACCTGACCGTGATCTCCTTCGGCGGCACCAGCAAGGACGTACAGACCGAAGCCTTCTATAAACCCTTCGAGAAAGCCGAGGGGATGAAAGTGATCGCCGGTGAGTACAACGGCGAGATGGGCAAGATCAAGGCGATGGTCGACACCGGCAGCGTCAATTGGGACGTGGTTCAGGTCGAGGGCCCGGAACTGCTGCGCGGCTGCGAGGACGGCCTGTTCGAACAGCTGGACCCGGCGACGCTGGGCAAGGTCGAGGACTATGTGCCGGGCACCGTTTCCGATTGCGGCGCCGGCCTGCTGGTGTGGTCGATGGCGATGGCCTACGACGCCAAGCGTCTGCCCAATGGCCCGACCGGCTGGGCGGATTTCTGGGATACACGGAAATTCCCCGGCAAGCGCTCGCTGCGCAAGGGCGCCAAGTACACCCTGGAAATCGCCCTGCTGGCCGATGGGGTGAAGAAGGATGACCTGTACAAGGTGCTGGCGACGAAGGAGGGCGTGGACCGCGCGTTCAGGAAGCTCGACCAGATCAAGCCGTCGATCCAGTGGTGGGAGTCCGGCGCGCAGCCGATGCAGTTCCTCGCCAGCGGCGACGTGGTGATGAGCACCGCCTACAACGGCCGCGCGTTCGCCGCCCAGGAAGAAGGCGCGCCGATGAAGGTGGTGTGGAGCGGCAGCCTGTACGCCATCGACTCCTGGGCCATTCCCAGGGGCAGCCCGAACAAGAAGGCCGCCGAGGACTTCATCGCCTTCTCGCTCAAGCCCGAGCAGCAGAAGATTCATACCGTGAAGCTGGGGTACGGTTCGGTCAACCTGGGCACTACCCAGCTATTGGATCCGAAGCTGGTGGAGCGCCTGAACACCGCGCCGGCGAACCTGGAACAGGCGGTGCCGGTGAACTTCGCCTTCTGGGTCGATCACGGTGAGGACCTGGAGCAGCGCTTCAACGCCTGGGCGGCGAAGGG
- a CDS encoding flavin reductase family protein, with protein sequence MSHLKDVPLAKAYLLLNHGPSTLVTSEHDGVANVMAAAWVMPLDFDPPKLLLVLDRNTWSRHLVEGSGVFAIQLPSRRQAELTLAVGSSNGGEMNKFEQLDIRTSRARQIEAPIVDGCVAYLECKVISEPNNQEKYDLFIAEVIAAYADERAFSNGRWHFPNDDLRTIHYQAGGAFFATGEAFQVARD encoded by the coding sequence ATGAGTCACCTGAAAGACGTGCCGCTGGCCAAGGCCTACCTGTTGCTCAACCACGGCCCGAGCACGCTCGTCACCAGCGAGCACGACGGTGTCGCCAACGTGATGGCCGCGGCCTGGGTCATGCCGCTGGACTTCGACCCGCCCAAGCTGCTGCTGGTACTCGATCGCAACACCTGGTCGCGCCACCTGGTGGAAGGCTCCGGGGTCTTCGCCATCCAGCTGCCGTCGCGCCGGCAGGCGGAGCTGACCCTGGCGGTCGGCTCCAGCAATGGCGGTGAGATGAACAAGTTCGAACAACTGGATATCCGCACCTCGCGGGCGAGGCAGATCGAGGCGCCAATCGTCGATGGCTGCGTGGCCTATCTGGAATGCAAGGTGATCAGCGAACCGAACAACCAGGAGAAGTACGACCTGTTCATCGCCGAAGTCATCGCCGCCTATGCTGACGAACGCGCCTTCTCCAACGGTCGCTGGCACTTCCCGAACGACGACCTGCGCACCATTCACTACCAGGCTGGCGGCGCCTTCTTCGCCACTGGCGAAGCCTTCCAGGTTGCGCGGGACTGA
- a CDS encoding YebC/PmpR family DNA-binding transcriptional regulator, giving the protein MGAQWKAKHKEAAANAKGRIFGKLSKEIMIAARNGADPDMNPKLRLVVEQAKKASMPRDTLERAIKKGAGLLDGGASFERVVYEGFAPHRVPVIVECLTDNVNRTVAEIRVLFRKGQLGASGSVAWDFDYLGMVEATPTSADADPELAAIEAGAQDFEPGEEDGDTLFLTDSTDLDAVCRALPEHGFTVASAKLGYKAKNPVSLSGAELEEVEAFLDALDGNDDVQNLYVGLA; this is encoded by the coding sequence ATGGGCGCCCAGTGGAAAGCCAAACACAAAGAAGCCGCAGCCAACGCCAAGGGCCGCATCTTCGGCAAACTGTCCAAGGAAATCATGATCGCCGCGCGTAACGGCGCCGATCCGGACATGAACCCGAAACTGCGCCTGGTCGTCGAGCAGGCCAAGAAGGCCTCGATGCCCCGCGACACCCTGGAGCGCGCCATCAAGAAAGGCGCCGGCCTGCTGGACGGCGGCGCCAGCTTCGAGCGCGTGGTCTACGAAGGCTTCGCCCCGCACCGCGTGCCGGTGATCGTCGAGTGCCTGACCGACAACGTGAACCGCACCGTCGCGGAAATCCGCGTGCTGTTCCGCAAGGGCCAGCTGGGCGCTTCCGGCTCGGTAGCCTGGGACTTCGATTACCTGGGCATGGTCGAGGCCACCCCGACCAGCGCCGACGCCGATCCTGAACTGGCCGCCATCGAAGCCGGCGCCCAGGACTTCGAGCCGGGCGAGGAAGACGGCGACACCCTGTTCCTCACCGACTCCACCGATCTGGACGCCGTCTGCCGCGCCCTGCCCGAGCACGGTTTCACCGTCGCTTCGGCGAAGCTCGGCTACAAGGCGAAGAACCCGGTCAGCCTGTCCGGCGCGGAGCTGGAAGAGGTCGAAGCCTTCCTCGATGCCCTGGACGGCAACGACGACGTGCAGAACCTCTACGTCGGCCTGGCGTAA
- a CDS encoding DUF1993 domain-containing protein, which yields MSFSIYQASVPVFIRMLGNLSAILAKAAAHAEAKSIDPSILINARLAPDMFALARQVQIASDAAKGCGARLAGVDVPNFADEETTFEELQARITKTIDFLKTLKPEQFEGAENRTIELKLRTREISFKGADFLLGFANPNFYFHVTTAYDILRHNGVEVGKMDYLGGV from the coding sequence ATGTCCTTCTCGATCTACCAGGCCTCCGTTCCCGTCTTCATCCGCATGCTTGGCAATCTCTCGGCGATCCTCGCCAAGGCTGCCGCCCATGCCGAAGCCAAGTCCATCGACCCCTCCATCCTGATCAACGCCCGTCTGGCGCCGGACATGTTCGCCCTGGCGCGCCAGGTGCAGATCGCCAGCGATGCCGCCAAGGGCTGCGGTGCGCGCCTGGCCGGCGTCGACGTGCCGAACTTTGCCGACGAGGAAACCACCTTCGAAGAGTTGCAGGCACGAATCACCAAGACCATCGACTTCCTCAAGACCCTCAAGCCCGAGCAATTCGAAGGCGCCGAGAACCGCACCATCGAACTGAAGCTGCGCACCCGCGAGATCAGCTTCAAGGGCGCCGATTTCCTGCTCGGTTTCGCCAACCCGAACTTCTACTTCCACGTCACGACCGCCTACGACATCCTGCGTCACAACGGCGTGGAAGTCGGCAAGATGGATTACCTCGGCGGCGTGTGA
- the mmsB gene encoding 3-hydroxyisobutyrate dehydrogenase produces the protein MRIGFIGLGNMGGPMAANLLKAGFDLSVFDLSAKAVAAAVALGARALASPAEVARDDVEVIITMLPAAAHVKQVFLGEDGLLANVQPGVLLIDSSTIDPLNAREVSAAALAHGNPMLDAPVSGGTAGAAAGTLTFMVGGEPADFERARPALAAMGKNIVHCGGTGNGQVAKVANNLLLGISMIGVAEAMSLGVKLGMDADVLAGIINTSSGRCWSSEVNNPLTGAPAARGYSGGFGTDLMLKDLGLASEAARQVRQPVLLGALAQQLFQTFSNQGNGQLDFSAIVKLYEQG, from the coding sequence ATGCGCATCGGTTTCATCGGACTCGGCAACATGGGCGGCCCCATGGCCGCCAACCTGCTCAAGGCCGGCTTCGACCTGAGCGTCTTCGACCTCTCCGCCAAGGCCGTGGCAGCGGCCGTCGCCCTCGGCGCCCGCGCCCTCGCCTCGCCCGCCGAAGTGGCCCGCGATGACGTCGAGGTGATCATCACCATGCTGCCTGCCGCCGCCCACGTGAAACAGGTCTTCCTCGGCGAAGACGGCCTGCTGGCCAACGTGCAGCCGGGCGTGCTGCTGATCGACTCGTCCACCATCGACCCGCTGAATGCTCGCGAGGTATCCGCCGCCGCCCTGGCTCATGGCAACCCGATGCTCGACGCACCGGTTTCCGGCGGTACCGCCGGCGCGGCAGCCGGCACCCTGACCTTCATGGTCGGCGGCGAGCCGGCCGACTTCGAGCGCGCCCGCCCGGCACTGGCTGCGATGGGCAAGAACATCGTGCACTGCGGCGGCACCGGCAACGGCCAGGTGGCCAAGGTAGCGAACAACCTGCTGCTGGGCATCTCCATGATCGGCGTGGCGGAAGCCATGTCCCTGGGCGTGAAGCTGGGCATGGACGCGGACGTGCTGGCCGGCATCATCAACACCTCCAGCGGCCGCTGCTGGAGCTCGGAGGTGAACAACCCGCTCACCGGCGCCCCGGCGGCGCGGGGCTACAGCGGCGGCTTCGGCACCGACCTGATGCTCAAGGATCTGGGCCTGGCCAGCGAGGCCGCGCGCCAGGTGCGCCAGCCAGTGCTGCTAGGCGCCTTGGCCCAGCAGTTGTTCCAGACTTTCAGCAACCAGGGCAACGGCCAACTGGATTTCTCAGCCATTGTGAAGCTGTACGAGCAGGGCTGA
- a CDS encoding endonuclease, which translates to MFRRCLSLLLILTIPAVAFAAAPRTFEEAKKVGRKLYARQSVEFYCGCRYSGTKVDLKSCGYTPRKNASRASRIEWEHIVPAWAIGHQRQCWQSGGRKNCSRNDRVYQKAEADLHNLVPSIGEVNGDRANYSFGWLSQKPSQYGACPMVVDFKARKAMPRPQIRGMIARTYFYMSDRYGLRLSKQDRQLYTAWSKQYPVETWERQRNQMVGCVMGWGNPYVGEIDISRCPSPRVAER; encoded by the coding sequence ATGTTCCGACGCTGCCTGTCCCTGCTGCTGATTCTCACCATTCCCGCCGTTGCCTTTGCCGCCGCCCCGCGCACCTTCGAGGAAGCCAAGAAGGTCGGTCGCAAGCTCTACGCCCGGCAGTCGGTGGAGTTCTATTGCGGCTGCCGCTACAGCGGTACCAAGGTCGACCTCAAGAGCTGCGGCTATACCCCGCGCAAGAATGCCAGTCGCGCATCACGCATCGAATGGGAGCACATCGTCCCGGCCTGGGCGATCGGCCACCAGCGCCAATGCTGGCAGAGTGGCGGTCGCAAGAACTGTTCGCGCAACGACCGCGTATACCAGAAGGCCGAAGCGGACCTGCACAACCTGGTGCCCAGCATCGGCGAGGTGAACGGCGACCGCGCCAACTACAGCTTCGGCTGGCTGTCGCAGAAACCCTCGCAGTACGGCGCCTGTCCGATGGTGGTGGATTTCAAGGCGCGCAAGGCGATGCCCCGTCCGCAGATTCGCGGGATGATCGCCCGCACCTACTTCTACATGAGCGACCGCTACGGCCTGAGGCTGTCCAAGCAGGACCGCCAGCTGTACACCGCATGGAGCAAGCAATACCCGGTGGAAACCTGGGAGCGCCAGCGCAACCAGATGGTTGGCTGCGTGATGGGCTGGGGCAATCCCTACGTCGGCGAGATCGACATCAGTCGCTGCCCCTCGCCCCGAGTCGCCGAGCGCTGA
- a CDS encoding LysR family transcriptional regulator, which yields MDWDNLRFFLELSRAGKLTVAARRLGVDHTTVARRLQALEKSIGAQLLVREPGGYRLTEAGHGLLPQAEAMESACKVIEKRLAGTEDNLSGKVRIGATEGYGSTLLTSQLVELNRRHPHLGVDLLAVPRALQLSRHEADIVITLERPGRGPYIITRLTDYVLRLYASKDYLAERGPIRNRDDLREHALVGYVDDLLYSKELQYLDEIGRPLHMALRCTSILAQQRAVAEGAGLAILPAFAAAEDSSLQPVLAGEIEFVRTFWMLMPTELKDIARMRTTWDFLREKAEGSQEALMGRGM from the coding sequence ATGGACTGGGACAACCTGCGGTTTTTCCTCGAGCTTTCCCGCGCCGGCAAGCTCACCGTTGCCGCCCGTCGACTGGGCGTGGACCACACCACGGTCGCCCGTCGTCTGCAGGCGCTGGAGAAGAGTATTGGCGCGCAACTGCTGGTGCGCGAGCCGGGCGGCTACCGGTTGACCGAAGCCGGCCACGGCCTGCTGCCCCAGGCCGAGGCGATGGAGAGTGCCTGCAAGGTGATCGAGAAGCGCCTGGCGGGAACCGAGGACAATCTCTCCGGCAAGGTGCGCATCGGCGCCACCGAAGGCTATGGCTCGACCCTGCTGACCTCGCAACTGGTGGAGCTGAACCGGCGCCACCCGCACCTGGGCGTGGATCTGCTGGCGGTGCCGCGCGCGTTGCAGCTGTCGCGCCATGAGGCGGACATCGTGATTACGCTGGAGCGCCCTGGCCGCGGGCCTTACATCATCACCCGGCTGACCGATTACGTGCTGCGCCTGTATGCCTCGAAGGACTATCTGGCCGAGCGCGGACCGATCCGCAATCGCGACGATCTGCGCGAGCATGCGCTGGTCGGATACGTCGATGACCTGTTGTACAGCAAGGAGCTGCAATACCTCGACGAGATCGGCCGGCCGTTGCACATGGCGCTGCGCTGCACCAGCATCCTCGCCCAGCAACGCGCGGTGGCGGAGGGTGCGGGGCTGGCGATCCTGCCGGCATTCGCCGCAGCCGAGGACTCCTCGTTGCAGCCGGTGCTGGCGGGGGAGATCGAGTTCGTGCGGACCTTCTGGATGCTGATGCCGACCGAGCTCAAGGACATCGCGCGGATGCGCACCACCTGGGATTTCCTGCGGGAGAAGGCGGAGGGGAGCCAGGAGGCGTTGATGGGGCGGGGAATGTAG
- a CDS encoding Lrp/AsnC family transcriptional regulator — protein sequence MLVSLDAQDKKILALLQEEATLSTAEIAERIGLSQSPCWRRIQRLKDEGVIRKQVTLLDRKKIGLNTQIFAQVKLNAHGRNHLTDFARAIGEFPEVLECHVLMGAVDFMLRIVTEDVDAYERFFFERLSQVPGVQEINSIVALSEIKSTTSLPLPRG from the coding sequence ATGCTGGTTTCCCTGGATGCCCAAGACAAGAAGATCCTCGCCCTGTTGCAGGAGGAGGCGACGCTTTCCACCGCCGAGATTGCCGAGCGCATCGGGCTGTCGCAGTCGCCGTGCTGGCGCCGGATTCAACGGCTGAAGGATGAAGGCGTGATCCGCAAGCAGGTGACTCTGCTGGATCGCAAGAAAATCGGCCTGAACACTCAGATATTCGCCCAGGTGAAGCTCAACGCCCACGGGCGCAATCACCTGACGGACTTCGCCCGGGCCATCGGCGAGTTCCCCGAGGTGCTCGAGTGCCATGTGCTGATGGGTGCGGTGGACTTCATGCTGCGCATCGTCACCGAGGACGTGGATGCCTACGAGCGCTTTTTCTTCGAGCGGCTGTCCCAGGTGCCGGGCGTCCAGGAAATCAACTCCATCGTGGCACTCTCGGAAATCAAGTCCACCACCAGCCTGCCGCTGCCGCGCGGCTGA
- a CDS encoding aminotransferase-like domain-containing protein — translation MLLLDPTSDIPLVIQIVEGIAQAIDEQRLRPGAKLPSIRKFAEANGVSHFTVVEAYDRLVARGCLNAVPNAGFYVRGPLVEDSTGSEAPPEFDFDAHLLLHKVFQPLGMELRPGVGLLPEHWLDGEGLLRGLRSLAREEPTQFGNYGHSKGNPRLRGKLADRLGDAGVAASPEQILLTAGASQALDLAVRYLVQRGDPVLVDEPGYHNLFLNLRLQGAQLLGVPRSADGLDLDRLEQLAREHRPKVYFTQARLQSPTGGSLSLAAAHRLLQLAEKYDFLIVENDIYADLDPAGQLLLANLDQLARVIYIGSLSKVIAPALRTGFIAAHPELIEELVPLKMVSGLTSSELTETLALDILLQGRHRKHVKQLRDQLSEAHDSVARRLESAGLEIFHEPRAGLFLWARHRAVDDATLLASRAKEAKILLFPGQLFMPDGRSVPWMRFNVAHSLDERLYAFLSAQGEGYL, via the coding sequence ATGCTGTTGCTCGACCCCACCTCGGACATTCCCCTGGTCATCCAGATCGTCGAAGGCATCGCCCAGGCCATCGACGAGCAACGCCTGCGCCCCGGCGCCAAGCTGCCTTCGATCCGCAAATTCGCAGAGGCCAACGGCGTCAGCCACTTCACCGTGGTCGAGGCCTATGACCGGCTGGTGGCACGCGGCTGCCTGAACGCCGTACCCAACGCCGGCTTCTACGTACGCGGCCCGCTGGTCGAGGACAGCACCGGCAGCGAGGCGCCGCCGGAGTTCGACTTCGACGCCCACCTGCTGCTGCACAAGGTGTTCCAGCCACTGGGCATGGAGCTGCGCCCCGGCGTCGGCCTGCTGCCCGAGCACTGGCTGGACGGCGAAGGCCTGCTGCGCGGGTTGCGCAGCCTGGCGCGGGAGGAGCCGACACAGTTCGGCAACTACGGCCACAGCAAGGGCAACCCCAGGCTGCGTGGCAAGCTCGCCGACCGCCTGGGCGATGCGGGTGTGGCGGCCAGCCCCGAACAGATCCTGCTGACCGCCGGCGCCAGCCAGGCGCTGGACCTGGCCGTGCGCTACCTGGTGCAGCGCGGCGACCCGGTGCTGGTGGACGAGCCCGGCTACCACAACCTGTTCCTCAACCTGCGCCTGCAGGGCGCGCAGCTGCTCGGCGTACCGCGCAGCGCCGACGGCCTGGACCTCGACCGCCTGGAACAACTGGCCCGCGAACATCGCCCCAAGGTCTACTTCACCCAGGCGCGGCTGCAGAGCCCCACCGGTGGCAGCCTGTCGCTGGCCGCCGCGCACCGCCTGCTGCAACTGGCGGAGAAGTATGATTTCCTCATCGTCGAGAACGACATCTATGCCGACCTCGACCCCGCCGGCCAACTACTGCTGGCCAACCTCGACCAGTTGGCGCGGGTGATCTACATCGGCAGCCTGTCCAAGGTCATCGCCCCGGCGTTGCGCACCGGCTTCATCGCCGCCCACCCGGAGCTGATCGAGGAACTGGTGCCATTGAAGATGGTCAGCGGCCTGACCAGCTCGGAGCTCACCGAAACCCTGGCCCTGGACATCCTCCTGCAGGGTCGCCATCGCAAGCACGTGAAGCAGTTGCGCGACCAGCTCAGCGAGGCCCACGACAGCGTGGCGCGGCGCCTGGAGTCCGCCGGCCTGGAAATCTTCCACGAGCCCCGCGCCGGTCTGTTCCTCTGGGCCCGGCACCGCGCGGTGGACGACGCCACCCTGCTCGCCAGCCGCGCCAAGGAAGCGAAGATCCTGCTGTTCCCCGGCCAGTTGTTCATGCCCGATGGCCGCAGCGTGCCGTGGATGCGTTTCAACGTTGCGCATTCGCTGGATGAACGGCTGTACGCATTCCTCTCCGCCCAGGGAGAAGGCTACCTGTAG
- a CDS encoding bestrophin family protein, with protein sequence MILRPQTPTLWVLLFSLKGSIIPAIWRKVLYTVLLSSLVVATHGTLYHYKVVITSTPFTLWGLTLAIFLGFRNNVAYQRFWEARTLWGELLIVTRNLARQTRSLLPDLDPAARRHLCNPLIAFAYVLRDHLRGNPQSEDMRRLLGADEAATLDATPTPTNALLASIGQRFAEHARETGAGDITLAAIDQQMTRLSYVLGGCERIHNTPIPYPYILMLHRIVHVYCFLLPFCLVDSIGWFTPLAVCVLAYTFFGLDALGDQIANPFDTQPNDLPLDAMSRNLEIAVLEILGETPLPEPLQPVNGLLL encoded by the coding sequence ATGATCCTCCGCCCGCAAACCCCGACGCTCTGGGTCCTGCTGTTCTCGCTCAAGGGCTCGATCATCCCGGCCATCTGGCGCAAGGTACTCTACACCGTGCTGCTCAGCTCGCTGGTGGTAGCCACCCACGGCACGTTGTACCACTACAAGGTGGTCATCACCTCCACGCCCTTCACGCTCTGGGGTCTGACGCTGGCCATCTTCCTGGGCTTTCGCAACAACGTGGCCTACCAGCGGTTCTGGGAAGCGCGCACCCTGTGGGGCGAGTTGCTGATCGTGACCCGCAACCTGGCCCGGCAGACCCGTTCGTTGCTGCCCGATCTCGACCCGGCGGCCCGCCGCCACCTGTGCAACCCGCTGATCGCCTTTGCCTATGTGCTGCGCGACCATCTGCGCGGCAACCCGCAGAGCGAGGACATGCGCCGCCTGCTCGGCGCCGACGAAGCCGCCACCCTGGACGCCACTCCCACCCCGACCAACGCGCTGCTGGCCAGCATCGGCCAGCGCTTCGCCGAACACGCCCGCGAGACTGGCGCCGGCGACATCACCCTGGCCGCCATCGACCAGCAGATGACCCGACTCTCCTACGTGCTCGGCGGCTGCGAGCGGATCCACAACACACCGATTCCCTACCCCTACATCCTGATGCTGCACCGCATCGTCCACGTCTACTGCTTCCTGCTGCCGTTCTGCCTGGTCGATAGCATTGGCTGGTTCACCCCGCTGGCGGTGTGCGTGCTGGCCTACACCTTCTTCGGCCTGGACGCCCTGGGCGACCAGATCGCCAATCCGTTCGACACCCAACCCAACGACCTGCCGCTGGACGCCATGAGCCGCAACCTGGAAATCGCCGTGCTGGAAATCCTCGGCGAGACACCCCTGCCCGAACCGCTGCAACCGGTGAACGGCCTGCTGCTCTGA
- a CDS encoding class II aldolase/adducin family protein: MRDTAYNIDPSSISAEEWQARCDLAALYRLIAHFRWTDHIDTHISARVPGEPGHYLINRYGVLFHEMRASDLVKVDHAGDVIDPRFGPKSVNRAGFNIHSAVHAAREDVACVIHTHTAAGIAVSAQEEGLLPISQHALKFHDRLGYHDYEGIALDPDERSRLVRDLGGHMVMILRNHGLLATGRCIAEAFNQIYFLERACQAQVQALAGGRQLRYPPQAVCERVAVQEEEALADGLHLLAWESALRLIAEGEADYRS, encoded by the coding sequence ATGCGTGACACAGCTTACAACATCGATCCATCGAGCATTTCCGCCGAAGAGTGGCAGGCCCGCTGCGACCTCGCCGCTCTGTACCGGCTGATCGCGCACTTCCGCTGGACCGACCACATCGACACCCACATCTCCGCGCGGGTGCCGGGCGAGCCGGGCCATTACCTGATCAACCGCTACGGCGTGCTGTTCCACGAAATGCGCGCCTCCGACCTGGTGAAGGTCGACCACGCCGGCGACGTCATCGACCCGCGCTTCGGCCCGAAAAGCGTCAATCGTGCCGGCTTCAACATCCATTCCGCGGTACACGCCGCCCGCGAGGACGTGGCCTGCGTGATTCACACCCACACCGCCGCCGGCATCGCGGTATCTGCCCAGGAAGAGGGCCTGCTGCCGATCAGCCAGCACGCGCTGAAGTTCCACGACCGCCTGGGCTACCACGACTACGAAGGCATCGCCCTGGACCCGGACGAGCGCTCCCGCCTGGTGCGCGACCTGGGTGGCCACATGGTGATGATCCTGCGCAACCACGGTCTGCTGGCCACCGGCCGCTGCATCGCCGAAGCCTTCAACCAGATCTACTTCCTCGAACGCGCCTGCCAGGCACAGGTCCAGGCCCTGGCCGGCGGCCGCCAGTTGCGCTATCCGCCGCAGGCCGTGTGCGAGCGCGTCGCCGTGCAGGAAGAGGAAGCCCTGGCCGACGGCCTGCACCTGCTGGCCTGGGAGTCGGCCCTGCGTCTCATCGCGGAGGGCGAGGCCGACTATCGAAGTTAA
- a CDS encoding CoA-acylating methylmalonate-semialdehyde dehydrogenase encodes MTATAPTVKLFLDGKPVESTTSEWRDVINPATQEVLARVPFATAEEVDRAVTSAKAAFKTWKKTPIGARARIFLKYQQLIRENMKELAAILTAEQGKTLPDAEGDVFRGLEVVEHAAGIGNLQLGELANNVAGGVDTFTLLQPIGVCAGITPFNFPAMIPLWMFPMAIATGNTFVLKPSEQDPMVTMRLVELAHEAGVPPGVLNVIHGGPDVVNAICDHPDIKAVSFVGSTRVGTHVYNRASQAGKRVQCMMGAKNHAIVLPDANKEQTLNAIAGAAFGAAGQRCMALSVAILVGEANEWIPDLVAKARSLKVSGGTEANTDVGPLVSCAALDRVSGLIERGVQEGAKLELDGRNPQVAGYAKGNFVGPTVFSGVTPQMTIYREEIFGPVLCVVSAKTFDEAIELINANPNGNGTALFTRSGAAARHFKEEIDVGQVGINVPIPVPVPMFSFTGSRGSKLGDLGPYGKQVVQFYTQTKTVTERWFDENEVGGAVNTTIHLK; translated from the coding sequence ATGACCGCAACTGCCCCGACCGTCAAACTGTTCCTCGACGGCAAGCCCGTCGAGTCCACCACCTCCGAATGGCGCGATGTGATCAACCCCGCCACCCAGGAAGTCCTCGCCCGCGTGCCCTTCGCCACCGCCGAGGAAGTCGACCGCGCCGTGACCAGCGCCAAGGCCGCGTTCAAGACCTGGAAGAAGACCCCCATCGGCGCCCGCGCGCGCATCTTCCTCAAGTACCAGCAACTGATTCGCGAGAACATGAAGGAGCTGGCGGCGATCCTCACCGCCGAACAGGGCAAGACCCTGCCGGACGCCGAGGGCGACGTGTTCCGCGGCCTGGAAGTGGTCGAGCACGCGGCCGGCATCGGCAACCTGCAGCTGGGCGAGCTGGCCAACAACGTGGCCGGCGGCGTGGATACCTTCACCCTGCTGCAACCCATCGGCGTCTGCGCCGGGATTACCCCCTTCAACTTCCCGGCGATGATCCCGCTGTGGATGTTCCCGATGGCGATCGCTACCGGCAACACCTTCGTCCTCAAGCCGTCCGAACAGGACCCGATGGTGACCATGCGCCTGGTCGAGCTGGCCCATGAAGCCGGCGTGCCGCCGGGCGTGCTCAACGTCATCCACGGCGGCCCGGACGTGGTGAACGCGATCTGCGATCACCCGGACATCAAGGCCGTCTCCTTCGTCGGCTCGACCCGCGTCGGCACCCACGTCTACAACCGCGCCTCGCAGGCCGGCAAGCGCGTGCAGTGCATGATGGGGGCGAAGAACCACGCCATCGTGCTGCCCGACGCCAACAAGGAGCAGACCCTGAACGCCATCGCTGGCGCGGCGTTCGGCGCCGCCGGGCAGCGCTGCATGGCCCTGTCGGTGGCGATTCTCGTTGGCGAGGCCAACGAATGGATTCCCGACTTGGTGGCCAAGGCCAGGAGCCTCAAGGTCAGCGGTGGCACCGAAGCCAATACCGATGTCGGCCCGCTGGTTTCCTGTGCAGCGCTGGACCGTGTCAGCGGCCTGATCGAACGCGGCGTCCAGGAAGGCGCCAAGCTGGAGCTGGACGGCCGTAACCCGCAGGTCGCCGGCTACGCCAAGGGCAACTTCGTCGGCCCGACCGTCTTCTCCGGGGTCACCCCGCAGATGACCATCTACCGCGAGGAAATCTTCGGCCCGGTGCTCTGCGTGGTGTCGGCGAAGACCTTCGACGAGGCAATCGAGCTGATCAACGCCAACCCCAACGGCAACGGCACCGCCCTGTTCACCCGCTCCGGCGCCGCCGCGCGGCACTTCAAGGAAGAGATCGACGTCGGTCAGGTCGGCATCAACGTGCCGATCCCGGTGCCGGTACCGATGTTCTCCTTCACCGGTTCGCGCGGCTCCAAGCTGGGCGACCTCGGGCCGTACGGCAAGCAGGTGGTGCAGTTCTACACCCAGACCAAGACCGTCACCGAGCGCTGGTTCGACGAGAACGAAGTCGGCGGTGCGGTGAACACCACCATCCACCTCAAGTAA